In Limnohabitans sp. INBF002, one genomic interval encodes:
- the xdhB gene encoding xanthine dehydrogenase molybdopterin binding subunit encodes MNAPTAHKNLLPASGVQQGTDVVHESAHLHVTGTATYIDDIPEHAGTLYAALILSPVAHGELIGDGIDRAAILKEHGVVAVYTAKDIPGENNCGPIIHDDPFLAAGKVEFIGQAVAVVVARNMLYAREAAHKAKVLVKELKPILTVEEAMEANSFIMPAKGITRGDAAAAIASAPHKIKGTTRTGQQEQFYLEGQITYAVPKEDGQLTLYVSTQHPDGNQREAAHALNLHTNDVEVICRRMGGGFGGKEGNASIFSQSAALAAHKLGKPVKLRVNRDDDMTITGKRHDFRIDYEVGFDDNGRVLGADITLMSRCGYSTDYSGPVNDRACLHIDNSYHIAALKLVSHRCKTNTQSATAFRGFGGPQGMFGIETVMDEIAMTLGKDPLEVRKLNLYKDPAISGTPDTMTTQYNQLIEDWVGDKVIDQVEQESKYAERRAAVQAFNAKSKTRKRGLSLVPLKFGISFTATHLNQGGALLVVYMDGSVSCNHGGTEMGQGLNTKMAQVCADGLGISVDHVRITATDSQKVPNASATSASSGADINGAAIMNATAQMRERLKPVAARMLGCADADVTFANNELHGGGKSVKWADVTKQAWLDRVGLSVTGFYMTPEIKYDFTTLNGRAFYYYCYGAAVSEVEIDTRTGEWWLKAVDIVHDVGRSINPALDKGQIEGAYVQGMGWLTMEECIWDKKGKLLTHGPSTYKIPVAGDIPEHFNVSLFDNANLKPTPFNSKATGEPPLMLGLSAFFALRDAVAASADHKAVVYMDAPATPERILMACEAVKAKAATA; translated from the coding sequence ATGAACGCGCCAACCGCACACAAAAACCTGTTGCCCGCATCGGGCGTTCAGCAAGGCACCGATGTGGTCCATGAATCCGCGCACCTGCACGTGACCGGCACCGCCACCTACATCGACGACATCCCTGAGCACGCGGGCACTTTGTACGCCGCACTCATCTTGTCGCCCGTGGCGCATGGCGAGTTGATTGGCGACGGCATTGACCGCGCTGCCATCCTCAAAGAGCACGGTGTGGTGGCGGTCTACACCGCCAAAGACATTCCCGGCGAAAACAACTGCGGCCCCATCATTCACGATGACCCGTTCTTGGCTGCGGGCAAGGTCGAGTTCATCGGCCAAGCCGTGGCTGTGGTCGTGGCGCGCAACATGCTCTACGCCCGCGAAGCCGCGCACAAAGCCAAGGTGCTGGTGAAAGAACTCAAGCCCATCTTGACGGTGGAAGAGGCCATGGAAGCCAACAGCTTCATCATGCCCGCCAAAGGCATCACGCGTGGTGACGCAGCAGCAGCCATCGCCAGCGCACCGCACAAAATCAAGGGCACGACCCGCACCGGCCAGCAAGAGCAGTTTTATCTGGAAGGCCAGATCACTTACGCGGTGCCCAAGGAAGACGGCCAGCTCACGCTTTACGTATCGACCCAGCATCCCGACGGCAACCAGCGCGAAGCCGCGCACGCCCTGAACCTGCACACCAACGACGTCGAAGTGATTTGCCGTCGCATGGGGGGTGGCTTTGGTGGCAAAGAAGGCAACGCCAGCATCTTCAGCCAAAGCGCCGCCTTGGCCGCGCACAAGCTGGGCAAGCCCGTCAAGCTGCGTGTGAACCGCGACGACGACATGACCATCACCGGCAAGCGCCACGATTTCCGCATCGATTACGAAGTGGGTTTTGACGACAACGGCCGTGTGCTGGGTGCCGACATCACGCTCATGTCGCGCTGCGGTTACAGCACCGACTACTCCGGCCCGGTGAACGACCGCGCTTGCCTGCACATCGACAACAGCTACCACATCGCTGCTTTGAAGCTGGTGAGCCACCGCTGCAAGACCAACACGCAAAGCGCCACCGCTTTCCGTGGTTTCGGCGGCCCACAGGGCATGTTCGGCATCGAGACGGTGATGGACGAAATTGCGATGACTTTGGGCAAAGACCCCTTGGAAGTGCGCAAGCTCAACCTCTACAAAGACCCGGCCATCAGCGGCACGCCCGACACGATGACCACCCAATACAACCAGCTCATTGAAGACTGGGTGGGTGACAAGGTGATCGATCAGGTCGAGCAGGAATCCAAATACGCCGAACGCCGCGCAGCAGTGCAAGCCTTCAACGCCAAGAGCAAAACCCGCAAGCGCGGTTTGTCGCTTGTGCCTTTGAAGTTCGGTATCAGCTTCACGGCCACCCACTTGAACCAAGGCGGCGCGTTGTTGGTGGTGTACATGGACGGCTCGGTGAGCTGCAACCACGGTGGCACCGAAATGGGCCAGGGCCTGAACACCAAGATGGCGCAGGTGTGTGCAGATGGTTTGGGCATCAGCGTGGACCATGTGCGCATCACCGCCACCGACTCGCAAAAAGTGCCCAACGCTTCGGCCACCTCGGCTTCGAGCGGTGCCGACATCAACGGCGCGGCCATCATGAACGCCACCGCTCAAATGCGCGAGCGCTTGAAGCCTGTGGCCGCCCGCATGCTGGGCTGCGCTGACGCTGATGTGACTTTTGCCAACAACGAACTGCACGGCGGTGGCAAATCCGTCAAGTGGGCCGACGTGACCAAGCAAGCGTGGCTCGACCGCGTTGGCTTGAGCGTCACCGGTTTCTACATGACGCCCGAAATCAAATACGACTTCACCACCTTGAACGGCCGCGCTTTCTATTACTACTGCTACGGCGCTGCTGTGAGCGAAGTGGAAATCGACACCCGCACCGGCGAGTGGTGGCTCAAGGCCGTGGACATCGTGCACGACGTGGGCCGCAGCATCAACCCTGCATTGGACAAAGGCCAGATCGAAGGCGCGTATGTGCAAGGCATGGGCTGGCTCACCATGGAAGAGTGCATTTGGGACAAGAAGGGCAAGCTGCTCACGCACGGCCCCAGCACCTACAAGATCCCGGTGGCGGGCGACATCCCTGAACACTTCAATGTGTCCTTGTTCGACAACGCGAACTTGAAGCCCACGCCTTTCAACAGCAAGGCCACGGGCGAGCCCCCCTTGATGTTGGGCTTGTCCGCCTTCTTCGCCTTGCGCGATGCGGTGGCGGCCAGCGCTGACCACAAAGCCGTGGTCTACATGGACGCGCCTGCAACGCCTGAGCGCATCTTGATGGCCTGCGAAGCGGTGAAGGCGAAAGCGGCAACGGCTTAA
- a CDS encoding urate hydroxylase PuuD yields the protein MDAYFLDWANLLLRWVHVITAIAWIGSSFYFVFLDNNLIKPNSPDLLEKGVDGAMWAVHGGGFYNPQKYMVAPKKIHTKLHWFYWESYSTWLTGFGLFTVLYLWNAGTFLIDKSLMDWSPAAAITAALSFLVAFWLIYDAVCRVFGFRENGERIVALTMIVVVAFASWLSCQLFAGRAAFLLVGAMIATAMSANVFFWIIPGQRKVVAAMTSGVAMDPKELATHGKRGKQRSVHNTYFTLPVIFAMLSNHYSFLYTHENHWVILVMMMLAGALIRQFFVQRHGYHLGRAKNPLPFAIAGVVILLSVIVWMRPAPSATAPTAVNDAPVTYAEVSQVFAQRCYMCHGEQVQMKNVRFETPEGVKQHALGIYQQAVVTKQMPMNNATGITEAERTTIKRWYEAGAALR from the coding sequence ATGGACGCATATTTCTTAGACTGGGCCAACCTGCTGTTGCGTTGGGTGCACGTCATCACCGCCATCGCGTGGATTGGCTCTTCGTTTTACTTTGTCTTCTTAGACAACAACCTCATCAAACCCAACTCGCCTGACCTGCTGGAAAAAGGCGTGGACGGTGCCATGTGGGCGGTGCACGGCGGTGGTTTTTACAACCCGCAAAAGTACATGGTGGCGCCTAAGAAGATTCACACCAAACTGCACTGGTTCTATTGGGAAAGCTATTCCACTTGGCTCACCGGTTTTGGCTTGTTCACCGTGCTGTACCTGTGGAACGCGGGCACATTCTTGATTGACAAGTCGCTCATGGACTGGTCGCCCGCAGCGGCCATCACAGCGGCACTGAGTTTCTTGGTCGCGTTCTGGTTGATTTACGACGCAGTCTGCCGCGTGTTTGGCTTTCGTGAAAACGGCGAACGCATTGTGGCCCTCACCATGATTGTGGTGGTGGCATTTGCGTCTTGGTTGTCTTGCCAATTGTTCGCAGGCCGTGCCGCCTTTTTGTTGGTGGGCGCGATGATTGCCACTGCCATGAGTGCCAACGTGTTCTTCTGGATCATCCCAGGCCAACGCAAAGTGGTGGCTGCCATGACATCGGGCGTGGCGATGGACCCCAAAGAGTTGGCCACGCACGGCAAGCGCGGCAAGCAGCGCAGCGTGCACAACACCTACTTCACGCTGCCCGTCATCTTTGCGATGCTGAGCAACCACTACAGCTTTTTGTACACGCATGAAAACCACTGGGTCATCTTGGTGATGATGATGTTGGCCGGCGCTTTGATTCGACAGTTCTTCGTGCAACGCCACGGCTACCACTTGGGTCGTGCCAAGAACCCGCTGCCGTTTGCCATTGCCGGTGTGGTGATTTTGCTCAGCGTGATTGTGTGGATGCGTCCTGCACCGTCTGCCACTGCACCCACTGCTGTGAATGATGCACCTGTGACTTATGCCGAAGTGAGCCAAGTGTTCGCGCAGCGCTGCTACATGTGTCACGGCGAACAAGTGCAAATGAAAAACGTGCGCTTTGAAACCCCTGAGGGTGTCAAGCAACACGCCTTGGGCATTTACCAACAAGCGGTGGTGACCAAGCAAATGCCGATGAACAACGCCACGGGCATCACCGAGGCCGAACGCACGACCATCAAGCGTTGGTACGAAGCAGGAGCCGCGCTGAGATAA
- the modB gene encoding molybdate ABC transporter permease subunit, giving the protein MNLSAEDFQAIALTLQLASVTTVLLLLLATPVAWWLAHTQSAWRAPVASLVALPLVLPPTVLGFYLLVALGPNGPIGQFTQWAGWGTLAFSFWGLVLGSIVYSLPFAVQPLVNAFEAMGPRPMEVAATLRASKWDAFFTVAVPLAKPGFVMAAMLSFAHTVGEFGVVLMIGGNIPDKTRVVSTQIYGHVEAMAYSQAHGLAGVMLVFSFVVLLGLSWFNRRPNRHSNRGQKVGV; this is encoded by the coding sequence ATGAATTTAAGCGCCGAAGATTTCCAAGCTATTGCGCTGACGCTGCAGTTGGCCAGCGTCACCACGGTGTTGCTGCTGTTGCTGGCCACACCCGTGGCGTGGTGGCTGGCGCACACGCAGTCGGCTTGGCGTGCGCCGGTGGCCTCGCTAGTGGCGTTGCCTTTGGTGTTGCCGCCGACGGTGTTGGGTTTTTATTTGTTGGTGGCGCTCGGTCCGAACGGTCCGATTGGGCAGTTCACGCAATGGGCGGGCTGGGGTACCTTGGCCTTTAGTTTTTGGGGCTTGGTGTTGGGCTCTATCGTTTATTCGTTGCCCTTTGCCGTGCAGCCATTGGTGAATGCGTTTGAGGCGATGGGCCCACGCCCGATGGAAGTGGCCGCCACCTTGCGAGCCAGCAAGTGGGACGCCTTCTTCACCGTGGCCGTGCCTTTGGCCAAGCCTGGTTTTGTGATGGCCGCCATGCTGAGCTTCGCGCACACCGTGGGCGAGTTTGGTGTGGTGCTGATGATTGGCGGCAACATCCCCGACAAAACGCGCGTGGTGTCCACCCAAATTTACGGCCATGTGGAAGCGATGGCATATTCACAAGCGCATGGGCTTGCTGGCGTGATGTTGGTGTTCTCGTTTGTGGTGTTGTTGGGTTTGTCGTGGTTTAACCGCCGCCCTAATCGTCACTCCAATCGTGGTCAAAAGGTGGGCGTATGA
- a CDS encoding D-amino acid dehydrogenase: MKTIAIIGGGITGITTAYALAKRGFAVTLFERHRYAAMETSFANGGQLSASNAEVWNNGATILKGLKWMLKNDAPLLVNPAPTWHKLSWFAEFIAAMPHYERNTIETARLAVAAREHLFAWAAEEGIDFDHKREGILHIYRDKKGFDHAGKVSVMLAKGGLPRRAVTPAEMKTIEPTLAGTYYGGYFTESDSTGDIHKFTHGLSLAAARLGVRTLYEQDVTHVSTNGQQAVITVGDGAAQTVHTFDGVVVCAGVASRHFAAQLGDRVNIYPVKGYSITVNLRDEASQAGAPNVSLLDDETKLVTSRLGVDRFRVAGTAEFNGIDRDIRDDRIQPLINWVAQCFPNINTRSVVPWAGLRPMMPNMMPRVGKGVAPNVFYNTGHGHLGWTLSAITADMVAGGVAGALP, translated from the coding sequence ATGAAAACAATCGCCATCATCGGCGGCGGCATCACCGGTATCACCACCGCGTATGCCTTGGCCAAACGCGGCTTTGCCGTGACCTTGTTTGAACGCCACCGCTACGCGGCCATGGAGACCTCGTTTGCCAACGGCGGTCAGCTCTCGGCCTCGAACGCCGAGGTGTGGAACAACGGGGCCACCATCCTCAAAGGCCTCAAGTGGATGCTCAAAAACGATGCACCACTCCTGGTCAATCCCGCACCGACTTGGCACAAATTGTCTTGGTTCGCGGAGTTCATCGCCGCCATGCCCCATTACGAACGCAACACCATCGAGACCGCGCGTTTGGCCGTGGCCGCGCGTGAACACTTGTTTGCTTGGGCTGCGGAAGAAGGCATCGACTTTGACCACAAGCGCGAAGGCATTCTGCACATCTACCGCGATAAAAAAGGCTTTGACCATGCAGGCAAGGTGTCGGTCATGCTGGCCAAAGGTGGTTTGCCACGCCGCGCTGTGACGCCTGCTGAGATGAAAACCATTGAGCCCACGTTGGCTGGCACGTATTACGGCGGCTACTTCACCGAGAGCGATTCCACGGGCGATATTCACAAATTCACCCATGGCCTGTCATTAGCCGCCGCACGTTTGGGCGTGCGCACCTTGTACGAACAAGACGTGACGCACGTCAGCACCAACGGCCAGCAAGCCGTGATCACCGTAGGCGACGGCGCTGCCCAGACCGTGCACACCTTTGATGGCGTGGTGGTGTGCGCCGGTGTGGCCAGCCGCCACTTTGCGGCTCAGTTGGGCGACCGCGTGAACATTTACCCCGTCAAAGGCTATTCCATCACCGTGAACTTGCGCGATGAAGCCAGCCAAGCGGGCGCGCCGAATGTGAGCTTGCTCGATGACGAAACCAAGCTCGTTACCAGCCGCTTAGGCGTGGACCGTTTCCGTGTGGCGGGTACTGCCGAGTTCAACGGCATAGACCGTGACATTCGTGATGACCGCATTCAGCCGCTGATCAACTGGGTGGCGCAATGCTTCCCCAACATCAACACCCGCTCGGTCGTGCCGTGGGCGGGCTTGCGCCCCATGATGCCCAACATGATGCCGCGCGTGGGTAAGGGCGTTGCACCCAATGTGTTTTACAACACGGGCCATGGCCACTTGGGCTGGACTTTGTCGGCCATCACGGCGGACATGGTGGCGGGGGGTGTGGCAGGTGCCTTGCCATAA
- the modA gene encoding molybdate ABC transporter substrate-binding protein, which translates to MKLGLMLAYASTLFFAAAQAGEVMVAVAANFTAPMQKIAKAFEQDTGHKAQLAFGATGKFYAQIKNGAPFAAMLAADDETPARLEKEGLAVAGTRFTYATGRLALWSKSPNLVDDKGEVLRSNSFNKIAIADPKLAPYGIAAVEVIHKMGVQANVLPKLVQGESIGQTYQFVSTENAQLGFVALSQISIDGRITQGSAWVVPQSMHAPLKQDAVLLNAGKDNAAAHALLKYLQGDTARAIITRYGYAL; encoded by the coding sequence ATGAAACTAGGCCTGATGCTGGCATACGCCAGCACTCTTTTTTTTGCTGCTGCGCAAGCAGGTGAAGTGATGGTGGCTGTGGCCGCCAACTTCACCGCCCCCATGCAAAAAATCGCCAAGGCGTTTGAGCAAGACACGGGGCACAAAGCCCAACTGGCCTTTGGCGCAACGGGCAAGTTCTACGCACAAATCAAAAACGGGGCGCCCTTTGCGGCGATGCTAGCCGCTGATGACGAAACCCCTGCACGTTTAGAAAAAGAAGGCCTTGCCGTTGCAGGTACGCGCTTCACCTATGCCACGGGTCGCTTGGCCCTTTGGAGCAAAAGCCCCAACTTGGTGGACGACAAAGGCGAGGTGCTGCGGAGCAACAGTTTCAATAAGATCGCTATTGCCGACCCCAAGCTCGCCCCCTATGGCATTGCAGCGGTGGAAGTGATTCACAAGATGGGTGTGCAAGCCAACGTTTTGCCGAAGCTCGTGCAAGGCGAAAGCATTGGGCAGACTTATCAATTCGTCAGCACCGAAAACGCACAACTTGGTTTTGTTGCCTTGTCGCAAATCTCAATCGATGGTCGCATCACCCAAGGCTCTGCTTGGGTTGTGCCGCAAAGCATGCACGCACCTTTGAAGCAAGATGCTGTGCTGCTCAATGCAGGGAAAGACAACGCAGCCGCACACGCGTTGCTGAAATACTTGCAGGGCGATACCGCCAGAGCCATCATCACCCGCTACGGCTACGCCCTGTAA
- the xdhA gene encoding xanthine dehydrogenase small subunit gives MTQVTNTVRFVLDGQIVEAQGARRTTTVLDYLREQLHRTGTKEGCAEGDCGACVVMVGELNAAGTGVDYVATNACIQLLPSLDGKSLKTVESLKKADGTMHPVQDEMVKCHGSQCGFCTPGIVMSLVNLVQTNTSPVRKEITDALSGNLCRCTGYAPIIDATAKACEKKAALKVDDSADLPLLKEIKRASTPTMSLEGDIIVQPVVRTKKGNEFVSPATLAEVADYLVKHPTTTLLAGSTEIGLQVNKQFARPDHIMYLGNVKELRQVAETDKVWRIGAAVSLTQVEALIAKAYPDFAEVLRRFGSPPIRSTATLAGNIANGSPIGDSMPCLLALGANLVLRRGEKTRNVLLDNFYTGMKKNVLEAGEFIEAVELPKPVAGQVFRAHKVSKRFEQDISATCAAISYTLNGGKLSGVKLAYNGLSPFPARAPQLEAVLEGKTPADVKAADLDAAIAASFTARDGLRATWAYRALVARNLALEFIEEQTKEVA, from the coding sequence ATGACCCAAGTCACCAACACCGTGCGCTTTGTGCTCGACGGCCAGATCGTCGAAGCCCAAGGTGCCCGTCGCACCACCACCGTTCTTGATTACTTGCGTGAGCAGCTCCACCGCACCGGCACCAAAGAAGGTTGCGCCGAGGGCGACTGTGGCGCCTGCGTGGTGATGGTGGGTGAACTCAATGCCGCTGGCACAGGCGTGGACTATGTGGCCACCAACGCGTGTATCCAGTTGCTGCCCTCGTTGGATGGCAAATCTCTCAAGACCGTCGAGAGCTTGAAGAAGGCCGATGGCACGATGCACCCCGTGCAAGATGAGATGGTGAAGTGCCATGGCTCGCAGTGCGGCTTTTGCACTCCGGGCATCGTGATGAGCTTGGTGAACTTGGTGCAAACCAACACCTCACCCGTGCGCAAAGAAATCACCGATGCCCTGAGCGGCAACTTGTGCCGCTGCACAGGCTACGCGCCCATCATTGATGCGACTGCCAAGGCGTGCGAAAAGAAAGCAGCTTTGAAAGTGGACGACAGCGCTGACTTGCCGCTGCTCAAAGAAATCAAGCGTGCCAGCACACCGACCATGAGCTTGGAAGGCGACATCATCGTCCAGCCCGTGGTGCGCACCAAGAAGGGCAACGAGTTTGTGTCACCGGCCACGTTGGCGGAAGTGGCTGACTATTTGGTCAAACACCCCACCACCACCTTGCTCGCTGGCAGCACCGAAATTGGTTTGCAAGTGAACAAGCAGTTCGCACGTCCTGACCACATCATGTACTTGGGCAACGTCAAAGAACTGCGCCAAGTGGCTGAGACCGACAAGGTCTGGCGCATTGGCGCGGCTGTATCGCTCACGCAAGTCGAAGCACTGATCGCCAAGGCTTACCCCGACTTTGCCGAAGTGCTGCGCCGCTTTGGCTCGCCCCCCATCCGTTCCACCGCCACCTTGGCGGGCAACATCGCCAACGGTTCACCCATTGGCGACTCCATGCCTTGCTTGCTGGCGCTGGGTGCCAACCTGGTGCTGCGCCGTGGCGAGAAGACCCGCAACGTGTTGCTGGACAACTTCTACACCGGCATGAAGAAAAACGTGCTCGAGGCGGGTGAGTTCATCGAAGCCGTTGAGTTGCCTAAGCCGGTGGCCGGCCAGGTGTTCCGCGCCCACAAGGTGAGCAAGCGTTTTGAGCAAGACATTTCGGCCACTTGCGCAGCCATCAGCTACACCCTCAACGGTGGCAAGCTGAGCGGCGTGAAACTGGCCTACAACGGCCTGAGCCCATTCCCAGCGCGTGCGCCCCAACTCGAAGCCGTGCTGGAAGGCAAAACACCTGCCGATGTGAAAGCGGCTGATCTGGATGCCGCCATTGCCGCGAGCTTCACCGCCCGCGACGGCCTGCGTGCCACTTGGGCTTACCGCGCTTTGGTGGCCCGCAACCTGGCTCTGGAATTCATTGAAGAACAAACGAAAGAGGTGGCTTGA
- the xdhC gene encoding xanthine dehydrogenase accessory protein XdhC, whose protein sequence is MPRHTAELLNQLQHADGVLVSVDSVQGSGPREVGAWMAVFPQTLVNTIGGGHLEFQAIAEARALMAQPAHVNASDNASPSVNGNVLSPLTHEDNALTTRYALGPALGQCCGGVVHLKFERISATDAPALKQRLLANGQPLALFGGGHVGRALVNVLSTLPYNVQWVDSRDEIFPAQLPPNVVCEHSDPVHAAVADLPSGASVLIMSFSHAEDLDVVAACLKRQRLQGDLKFVGLIGSKTKWATFQHRLEAKGFTAEELAFITCPIGVSGITGKEPEVIAVSVAAQLLQQR, encoded by the coding sequence GTGCCACGCCACACCGCTGAGTTATTGAACCAACTCCAACATGCCGACGGCGTGTTGGTGTCGGTCGACAGCGTGCAGGGCTCGGGGCCGCGCGAGGTGGGTGCTTGGATGGCGGTGTTTCCGCAGACCTTGGTCAACACCATCGGTGGCGGGCATTTGGAGTTTCAGGCGATTGCAGAGGCGCGTGCTTTGATGGCGCAGCCAGCGCATGTCAACGCTTCCGATAACGCTTCGCCGTCTGTCAATGGCAACGTTCTATCGCCACTCACCCACGAAGACAACGCGCTCACCACGCGCTACGCCCTGGGCCCCGCCTTGGGCCAATGCTGCGGAGGCGTGGTGCATTTGAAGTTCGAGCGCATCAGTGCCACCGATGCACCCGCACTCAAACAACGCTTGTTGGCGAACGGTCAACCGCTTGCATTGTTTGGCGGCGGTCATGTGGGCCGCGCCTTGGTGAACGTGCTTAGCACCTTGCCCTACAACGTGCAGTGGGTCGACAGTCGCGACGAAATTTTCCCTGCGCAACTGCCGCCCAATGTGGTGTGCGAGCATTCCGACCCCGTGCATGCCGCCGTGGCCGATTTGCCCAGCGGTGCCAGCGTGCTCATCATGAGCTTCAGCCACGCCGAAGATTTAGATGTGGTGGCCGCGTGTCTGAAGCGTCAACGCTTGCAGGGCGATTTGAAATTTGTGGGCCTCATCGGCAGCAAAACCAAGTGGGCCACGTTTCAGCACCGCCTCGAAGCCAAAGGCTTTACCGCCGAGGAGTTGGCTTTCATTACTTGCCCGATTGGCGTGAGCGGCATCACGGGCAAAGAGCCCGAAGTCATTGCCGTGTCGGTGGCGGCGCAGTTGCTGCAGCAGCGCTGA